TCGATGCCCTGCGTTTCCCGCTCGCCCTCCGCGGCTACCGCATGGCAGACGTGGACGACGCGCTCGGCCGTCTCGGCGCCGAGATCTCCGAGCGGGACGCCCGTATCGCCGATCTGGAAGCCGCTCTCGCCGGCGCCCGCGCGGCAGGGCCCGCCACGGACGAGCGGGCCGAAGGGGACCACCAGTGAGCGGCGCGGCCGTGGCGGGACCGGACGGGTTGCTGCGCTGCCCCTGGGCCCTGTCCACCGAGGACTATGTGGCGTACCACGACGAGGAGTGGGGCCGCCCGGTCCACGGAGACGACGCGCTGTACGAACGGCTGTCCCTGGAGGCCTTCCAGTCGGGCCTGTCCTGGATCACGATCCTGCGCCGCCGCGAGGGCTTCCGTGCCGCCTTCGCCGACTTCAGGATCGTCAAGGTGGCCGCCTTCACGGACGCCGACCAGGAGCGGCTGCTCGCCGACCCGGGCATCATCCGCAACCGCGCCAAGATCGAGGCGACGCTCGCCAACGCGCGCGTACTGGCCGATTGGGCACCGGGCGAGCTGGACGAGCTGATCTGGTCGTACGCCCCCGACGGGGCGTCCCGCCCTGCCCCGAGGACCCTCGCTGACGTCCCGGCGGTCACCGACGAGTCGACGGCCCTGTCCAAGGCCCTCAAGAAGCGCGGCATCCGCTTCGTCGGCCCCACGACGGCGTACGCGTTGATGCAGGCGTGCGGCCTGGTGAACGACCACTTGGAGACGTGCGCGGCCAGGAGCGCGGCCTAGGGTCTGTCCGGCAGGCCCTGGGCCCAGGGCCCGGCCGCGGGCCGTCGAGGTCGACGCGGCGGGGGAGGGGGAGGGAGTCCGGGGGCACGGCCCCCGGTACACCCGGCCCGGCCCAGCCGGTCCTCAGCGCCCCAGATACTTCGGCTTCTCCTTGTTGACGAACGCCCGCACCGCGATCGTGTGGTCCTCCGAGGCGCCCGCGCGGGTCTGCAGCTCGTCCTCCTTCTCCAGGGTCTCGTCGAGGGAGTGGGAGAGCCCGTGGGCGAGGGACTCCTTCAGCGCGGCGTACGCCAGCGTCGGCCCCTCGGCCAGCGAGCGGGCCACCTTCTCCGCCTCGGCCCGCAGTTCGGCCTGCGGGACCAGCCGGTTCGCGATCCCCCACTCGTACGCCTGCTGCGCGCTGATGCTCCGCGGGAAGAGCAGCAGGTCCGCGGCTCGGGACGGGCCGACGACGCGGGGCAGCGTCCAGGAGATGCCGGAGTCCGCGGTGAGCGCGACCCCGGCGAACGACGTGTTGAAGGCCGCCGTGTCCGCGACGATCCGGTAGTCCGCGGCGAGCGCGAAACCGAAGCCCGCCCCGGCCGCGACCCCGTTCACGGCGGCGACCACCGGCTTCGCCGCTCCGGTCAGCGCCCGCACGATCGGGTTGTAGTGCTCCCGGACGGTGCTCATCACCCCGCTGTCCGAGCCCGACTCCTGGGCCTGGAGCAGCCCGATGTGCTCTTTCAGGTCCTGACCCACGCAGAACGCCCGGTCCCCGACCGCGGTCAGCAGGATCGCCCGTACGGAATCGTCGGCCGCCGCCTCCTGTGCAGCGTCCCGGAAGGCGACCTTGGCCTCGATGTTCATCGCGTTCATCGCCTCGGGCCGGTTCAGCGTGATTGTCGCCAGTCCGTCGCTCACCTCGTAGAGCACGGTGTCGGCCATGGTGGTCCCCTCCGGTGTCGCGGCTCCGTCGTACCGGTCGGTACGCCCTGCGTCCGAAGGACAGCATGGCGGAGATCACGAGTCGTGGAACGGACCCGACGTGTGACCTGCGTCAAAGAATTCGCGTTCGTATCCGGTCGGCGGATGTCCGTGTGGCGGCGCAGTATCACAGCCACATCGCCGAATTGAGTGGTTTTGCTCGCGCGTGTTGCCCAAGCGATGCCGACTGATGTTGGTCATCGGGTCCTGAGATGCGGGATAATGGCTTGGAAGCAATGTGTTCGATGCCGGTGTCGCGTGTCCTGTGAGGGATCACGTGCCCTTCAAGGGGCCGTCGGCAGACGATGAGCTGGTTTCAGGAAGGGGAACGAGCATGGCGGCCATGAAGCCGCGGACGGGCGACGGCCCGCTCGAGGTGACCAAGGAGGGGCGGGGCATCGTCATGCGCGTTCCGCTCGAAGGCGGCGGTCGGCTCGTCGTCGAGCTGACCCCTGATGAGGCCGACGCGCTTGGCGACGCCCTCAAGAAGGTCGTCGGCTGACGCGCAAGCGACCCCAGCCTTCGGCTGCCCCGGCATCGTACGCGGTGCCGGGGCAGCTGTTTTTCCAGGGGGGTGCGGTCCTCACGTGCGCGCCCCGCGCGGTCTCAGCGCTTGACCGCGCACAGCAGCCCTTCGCCCACCGGGAGCAGGGAGGGTACGAGGTCCGGGCTCTCGCGGACCGTGCGCAGCAGTTCCCGCAGCCGGAGGACTTCGGTGGGCTGCGGCCCCGAGTCCACCGTGCGGCCGTTGGCGAAGACGCCCTCGAAGACGACGAGGCCCCCCGGGCGCAGCAGGCGCAACGATTCAGCGAGGTAGTCGAGGACCTCGAGCCGATCGCCGTCGCAGAAGACGAGGTCATAGCCGACGTCCGCGAGCCGGGGCAGTACGTCCAGGGCGCGGCCCGGGATGAACCGGGCGCGGTTGCTCGCGAAACCGGAGGCGCGGAAGGCCTGG
The Streptomyces sp. CGMCC 4.7035 DNA segment above includes these coding regions:
- a CDS encoding DNA-3-methyladenine glycosylase I, which encodes MSGAAVAGPDGLLRCPWALSTEDYVAYHDEEWGRPVHGDDALYERLSLEAFQSGLSWITILRRREGFRAAFADFRIVKVAAFTDADQERLLADPGIIRNRAKIEATLANARVLADWAPGELDELIWSYAPDGASRPAPRTLADVPAVTDESTALSKALKKRGIRFVGPTTAYALMQACGLVNDHLETCAARSAA
- the chcB gene encoding 2-cyclohexenylcarbonyl CoA isomerase, which produces MADTVLYEVSDGLATITLNRPEAMNAMNIEAKVAFRDAAQEAAADDSVRAILLTAVGDRAFCVGQDLKEHIGLLQAQESGSDSGVMSTVREHYNPIVRALTGAAKPVVAAVNGVAAGAGFGFALAADYRIVADTAAFNTSFAGVALTADSGISWTLPRVVGPSRAADLLLFPRSISAQQAYEWGIANRLVPQAELRAEAEKVARSLAEGPTLAYAALKESLAHGLSHSLDETLEKEDELQTRAGASEDHTIAVRAFVNKEKPKYLGR
- a CDS encoding DivIVA domain-containing protein, whose translation is MFMFLFLVVALAVVIAAVTLAVVGGGESAPLPEAAPERLDDPLPPDRPVDRADIDALRFPLALRGYRMADVDDALGRLGAEISERDARIADLEAALAGARAAGPATDERAEGDHQ
- a CDS encoding DUF3117 domain-containing protein; the encoded protein is MAAMKPRTGDGPLEVTKEGRGIVMRVPLEGGGRLVVELTPDEADALGDALKKVVG
- a CDS encoding O-methyltransferase codes for the protein MCGFPPSTDTVTPRQARGQERVITGNRQTSWAFADAYVAEDDALHWARERAREAGLRSVSPGAGAALRLLAATVDAKAVAEIGTGCGVSGIHLLHGMRPDGVLTTVDPEPEHQQFARQAFRASGFASNRARFIPGRALDVLPRLADVGYDLVFCDGDRLEVLDYLAESLRLLRPGGLVVFEGVFANGRTVDSGPQPTEVLRLRELLRTVRESPDLVPSLLPVGEGLLCAVKR